ACTTGCTCTATTCCTATGCATGCATTTATATGGCAATTGCTGTGTGCCAAGTCGTTTTTATCAGTTATTACATAATTCTTAACCAAAATGGAAACTTGGTGGGGTGGGGGGCAATTCCAGCTATTGGTGTTTAGATAAGGTAAAGTGGATAATAAGAGCATAATTGCATTCAGGTGAAGTGACTGGGAACATTTTATCTTGGACAAATTTAAAGCAGGCAATTGAATGTTCCAACATATgactatatataattgaatatgttgaaaatatttgttCACTTGTTCCCCCATTTCTTTTTCCATGTGAGGTGTGTCTTTTTACAGACAGTTTAGCCAATTGATAtctgattcttttttttttttttttttttgacttgtTGCAGGAATCCATCAGCGGAGTTCTCAGAATGAGAGTGCCTTTGTTATGCAGTGCCTGTGTAAATCCTAGTTATTTAATGCTGTTGTATTTTCACCTTAGGCATTAACTGATCAGGATGTATTAGATAGGGTTGAGAgcttcctccttttttttttttgtatattaaattttGGAATAATGATACAAGGTGGTTACTGGTTTAGACTTCCAATGGTTGTCTAGTATCTGCTTACTATTGTTCTGCTGTGTGTTGTAAACTTGTAATCAAGAAAATGATGAAAGTTTTGGACAAATGGAAATGCAGGCCGCCCAAGCCCAAACGTAATATGTAAGACTGGGCCTTTTGCTCTTCTATATGCATTGGTTCTGAAATTTTGGTGTTAACCGTTGCAAGATGGACccatcataatttacatactgaatacacattcagtatgtaaactATGTATGTTGGACCTGGGtctatcttgcaaggtggacccagatctacaaaataatttaccgtGTTTAGGTATCTCAATTTTTGGTTGTTTGTATTCGTACTGTTGCTAGTAGCCATACTTGTGCAGCTGTTAACGTGGTTATTATGACACCAAAAACTAGTATCACAATTATGTGTTTATGAATGATGTTAAAAGTTGTAGATAGGTAGCAGTGAAAATCATAGCATATAAAGGGTGATATAAAGCAGGTTGTAAGGTAAAAGCGAACCGACCACGCATGGTTAATTCTGGGACGGCACACGAGACGTGAGTTTGActgaactaatttttttttcagattggaagagaaaaagagaaatgcAAAATGCGTGAATGATATAGGTGTGTGGCTCACGTGACAACGTGCACTCCAATTTaactttgtttaaaaaaaaaaaaaaaaaccaatcaTAACAATCCCAAGTTTGCCCTTCAAACAGGGGAATCACAATAACACATGATACCCTCCCGAATCCCGCCCccgttttatttattattattacaatatgaaaatattttcttaaaatttgacttttaaaataaataattcgtACAAATATGTATGTTAGTAAGAtctaaacatataattatatattcaaaggtgaccaacaaattaaaaaatgaaaaaaaggtGATAAAAGGCAGGCGTATTGATGATGCATGGATTTCTTAAATCTTAACGAATACGGACGAGTACTAATACTCTACAAGTTGATTATATTAGTACATGTGTGTCGGcaattaaaaaagtaaaataaaagtaaaaatgtaGATGCGTAGGTAGGTGGGTAAACtaaggaataaataaataataataatagtaatggaGAGGAAGAGGGAGTGGGTAAATGCAGATAAGTTATTGTGAGTttgaaaaatgataataataatggtgTGATGAAGTGAGAGGTTGGGCATTAAAGTATGCATGGCTACCATGGGTGGTGTGCCCTTTAATAATGCAGGTTTTACCTTGACCATTTCATAATTGCATTtcctattctattctattcaaTTCCCAGCTACTGTAAGTAATCAACAACCAACCCTGTCTCTGCACTGCAGCCCACTGCCACCCTGccccagttttttttttttttttttttaaatctaaatttcTGATTTATCATATTATATCTGATCTCGTTTTTCTCAATACCCTACTACTTTTATattctataaatatttttttgaaaaaaagatTACAACTTGATCTAATTAAATCggtagttaatttttaatttacttagAATTGGGGTCAAATTAATGGTATTTTAATTTAGAACTATAGACTAACAATGAATGTTGAGATGGTGATAAAATCGAAGCGTGACAAATTGGACAGCACATTTGGAGGGCATAGATATGTAGGCCAAACAAACGCCAAAAAATTGAACGCAACCCAACCACGTACTTGAGtgtttccttttatttatttatttatggcgTCAAAGCAGAGGTGACACCAAACCAACCATTAATCCCACTACATTTTGATTCCTCTTTTCACATCCACACCCATTCATTACATTTCTGGGGATTCCACTTTCTTTTCTCTCACTTCTTAATCATTCACCCTATCATatcaattacaaaattaaactcTTATTCATAAAGGtctagtttataattatttaccTCATTTACCTTGACGCGTAAATTCtaatttactaaaataatatgtGTTGAGTTTACGGTCCAGGTTCACTGGCCCAAGGGaaatcgaacccgggttctctcagaattcttccccacaaaaagagctcacttgccacttgagctaccccattgggttcaGATACGTGTTTGTTGttacactaaaaataataaaagagtaattaatgatgagaataagagttaataccacaaatggtcctctgactattgaggtagtactccttttagtccttgactttcaattcgaccacaaattgtcctctgactttcattttgaccacaaatagtcctccattaaaatttatgttaaataggtgttaaatctaggggtattatcgtcaaattgatatatataatggtcataaaataaaaatgtttagaacttttcaccaacaagcataattgaaacaattaacaaatataaatactcttaaataaaaaataatgcaccttatatctcttaattatgcgtacaaaatgaaaatttaatattagagctatctgatttaatttaaccaacagattaaaatggaattttttttttcaaaaaccttgcttctaatattttcatggttgttcatacatggccgattaatatttttcactcttcattaatcaatcaaacattttgtttgggacataattGAAGGCCgtcaccgttgaattaatataattaatcaattacaaattacgaacattaatcatgaatttttatttaatttgtcacgtccattttgtttttatatttattaagttaatgtttattaatatttgaaattaattatgttgtcatataattataaaaaagaagtaatcataataatattaatcaatttgacgatattacccctagatttaacacctatttaacagaaattttaacaaaagactatttgtggtcaaaaataaaagttagaggaccatttttggtcgaattgaaagtcgaggactaaaaggagtactaccccaataatcagaggatcatttgtggtattaactctgaGAATAATCTCAAAAGagtaaaaagtgagaaaaaagaaaagaaaataataaggtAAAAAGGTTGCATAGTGATTAGTGAAGGAGAAGAAATAGGCACGCGGCAAGGATAGTTATAGGCTTAGGAAAACGTTCCATTGGGCCCAGTACCACAATCACATACATAAAGAAACTGCCAACCCAAACACCGGAAACTTACGCCCCATCCCCTACTCTTACTCTGCCcctttttttatcttttaacCCCTCCTTTTTTGCTTTACTCGCTAAATTCAGTATTGGATAACCGTTTCATTCCTTtctaatattttcattaaaataaataaatttatatccAAAAAGAATTATTAAGTACAAGATCTTTTGAGATTTATCTCATGCACACTCAGAATTATAATtgtgaattttcatatatagaaACTTTCATATATAGTAATCTTGATGATTATTTTAGCAAAAACTGTAATGACCATATaagtaaagaattttttttattgaaaaaaggtaaataaatttctaatttttaattacgGTGTTAAACCGTAGCATATTGCCTATAAATTTGTTATATTGATCACCAAAGTAATTACTttactaaatttagaatttgcatataatattattcattgaatatattttatgacCGTCTTCAAAATTTactgatttttaaattttaaattttaaatttttagttggtAAACGCACCCGCAAATGGAGTATtccctttaatttctttatttaggGAAGGAGGAAGTAAATGAGAACCTCACTTTCTAACGATAGACACCATTTCCCCGTCAAATAAAGCTACAAATTCTCTTCctctataaatttatcatatattatagacatctttttctctctctctctctaaaaatcTGCCAAATAAACCCCTAACATATAAACCCCACACCCTATATCACAAACACAATATCGCATTGCCTTGCATTTGCATGCGTTCTTTCTCTCCCCCTCAGCTCTCATCAACCCCGATTGAAACTGCACATATATAGATTTATAACCGCATGCTTATTATATCCTCATGGCTGTTGAAGCCCAACGTCTCAATGTTTTCCCTGCTCAGTTACTCACCAGGTATGTTTCTTCATGAACTCTTATTTATCTTttggatttatatatatgtatgtaaaatATGGATGCGTTTATTTACGGTTTTGGTTTTGTGTGATGCAGAGAAACAATGGATGGCATTCAAGGTAACGGAAATCTGTATGCCGGCAGTGCGGTAGGTTATGGAACGGTGCCTTTATCGGGGAACCAAATAGCGGAGCCGCTATTCCCCATGTACTGCTCCTCGCCGATCGAATCGTTTCCGGCGAAGAATGCAATGAAGTCCGACAGCGGCCTCACCTATGGGCTTCCGCCGTCGCGGAAACGGTCACGAGAGGAAGCCAATCCGTTGATCAGTTATCCGGCGTTCCAGAACAACACTAGTAACCGTTGCGGTTCCTTCAGTTTCTTAGGCGAAGATATTTCGCTGCAAATCCAACAACAGCAGTTAGAGGTCGATCGCTTCATCGCTCAACATGTAAGCGagttttttctaatattttatcgatttttttttggttgaattaCTGTTTTGATTTGTTGATTTGCAAGTGTTTTGTATTGAactgtatgtgtgtatatgatTGTGCGTCAGATGGAGAAGGTTAGGATGGAAATTGAAGATAGACGAAAGCGATATGCAAGGAGCATTTTAGCGGTGGTTGAAGAAGGAATCCGAAAGCGATTGAGGGCGAAAGAGGAAGAAATTGAGAACATCGGAAAACTGAATTGGGCGTTGGAAGAGAGAGTGAAGTCTCTGTGCGTAGAGAACCAGATATGGAGAGAGCTGGCGCAGACGAACGAAGCCACAGCCAACGCTCTACGCAGCAATCTGGAACAAGTCCTGGCCCACGTGGAGCAGCGCAATGGCAATGTTAATGGCGGAGTAAGGGTAGGCCAGGCGGCGGAATTGATGGATGACGCTCAATCGTGTTGCAGCAGCAATCACGGAGGCGGTTGTGGCGTCGACGCTCAGACGGAAGGGTGCAGTTTAGCAGAGACCGGCGCGGAAGTAGGAATGGTGGTCAAGGATAGGGGCAATCTCCAGGACGACGGCGGCGTATGTGGAAGAAAGAGTCAAAGTTGCGAGAATAATGGCAGTGgcagcaacagcagcagcagcagcagattATGCAGAAACTGTGGGAAAGCGGAGTCGTGCGTTCTGCTTTTGCCGTGCAGGCATCTGTGCCTCTGTACTGCTTGTGGCTCCTCCATCCTCACTTGCCCAATCTGTAAATCCACCAAAAATGCTAGTCTTCGCGTCAATTTCTCCTCTTAGACAAAATCAAAACTCCATCAGTAGTTCAGTAGTAGATTTTTGCAAATTctgattttcaattttcaaacagAAATGCCCGTTTTAACTCATATATTCATTCTATTTTTCCTTCTAATCTAGttttttcattctattttttttgaaaatgaattaaacaAGTTTGAATAACTCAGCAGCAGCAGATCTTATCAGATTATCATCATCAAATGGTGCGAATACGCCAAATCTTATGCTACAACTGAAAACTATCGGCACTGTGGTATTGAATGGAGGAGGAGATAGGCGATAGATAGGGAGGAACGGAGCGTCGGGTGCGGATGCGTGAGAGAGCGTGAAGTCAACTATGTGGAGTGAAAATGACACGTGCAGCGTAAAAGCTGACACGTAGGTCGCGCGCAAATGTCGCTGTTGTGGTGCAAAGGTGAGAATGAAATCagtgcaataataaataaaaaaataaagataaagaggAAAATGCGGATAGAGTGGTGAATGGGGCCAAGGCAGGCATAGGGCGGAGCAGAGGAGAGTAGGGTAGGGCCAGTGCAATGAATGtattaaaagagagagagatgaggTGTGTGATGTGTGGCGTGGAGTCTTGTGGTGGTCCGCCGGACTGGTGAGAGTCCCGCCAAAACTCTGATAATAATGATGATCAATAAAGAGATAAAgtcaaggacaaaaaaaaaaaaaaaaaaaggagagaaagaAACGTAAAACTTGTTGATTCCGTAATGGCGTAAACTGTATATGGACAGTGACACGATAGAAGACGACGACTCATAGACTCGTCGttaatttaaattaagaaaagaaatgagACGGTGTGAAGAAGGGAGGCGGCGATACCTagatagctagctagctaggttagGACATAGGACTTTGGCAGAGTTGTTGGGGTTGAGATCATCATCTCTTATCAATTACTAATATATAAATGAAGTTGGATTagcaagtaattaattaaattaaagatgaaaatggGGTATAAAATAAAGGAAGGTGGCAGAGGGCGGTCCAGCAGGCAGTGGCGGTGCAGGAAACTGTCGGGGTCCGGTGAAGGTCCCATTGCATGCAGGATGCACCGTGGTGTGGTGTGGTTTGGTTTGGTTGAATTGATTGGTGGTGGATGGGATATGAATATGATGCCCTCACCAGTCACCTCACCTATGGTCTTTTTCACTACGTATACTACTTGtccttttcctttctctttactttattttaattaatggcTCCCCTCCCCATATGTACTAGAGTTTTCATCTTAAATTCGTGCTTAtcacattaataatttaattccatcattatTAACGATACTTCCAACACCTAATTCTTTTGAAGTTAataccatatatatgtatatagaatCACACTTATGTGCAAATCAGCCTTAATCTCTGAATAATTGTACCGCAACAACTACGTGATTACACGTAATGGTTCCCAGTCCAGACATGTCTAGAGGGCATTTGTGGTGCAATTGTATCCGATGCAATCCAATCATGTAGTAAGTGCATTACaatcttttaataatttacaagTTTTCACGTTAAGGTCAATTTACACCTGAAGgtatgtttgtgtgtgtgtataggtaAGTGATGACATAAATTAGACTGAGATAAATGTTGGGGTTACATTATGTTACGAGATAAAAAGTATTGGACAAAAATGTATTGATTAGTGAGTATAAAATGATCAAGAGTTCAATCAAATAGTCATATACACAACTTTGATATGATTCCTGATGTACGGTTTAAGCTCACAATTTAATGAATGGTTCTCTGGGTTGGCTTGGATCGAGACTAATCCTAAGAATAGAGGGGCCGGGAAGGTCTAAAGTAGTTGTCAAGTCCTAAAGTCTCCTTTCCTAGCAATAAATGTGCAGACAGATTTAAggacacatgttgtgatttcagcATGTATTACacatgtatagtatatggttGGTCGATCAGAGAGGCTAAGATAGTTGCGAGGAGACTGAAAATGTGATGAGATGCGAATTGATTACTTCTGCAGTTCAGTAGGTCCATTTGAGATGCTCAGGAAGCGAGGTCTTCACATCCGAGTTACAAGCACACGCTTCCTGGTTACACATGAGCGGGATACCGGGAAGTGCTCTAGTCGGGATCGACTTCGTCCAGTCCCTGCTCGGTTTGACACATATCAGTCTTGGTTGTGCTCATATAATTCCAGGCCTATTAACTTCAATCAAATCACAATAATATAAAAGTAGTATCTCGTCCTACAATTTCAGttaattcacaattcaaatgcTAGTACAAGTGGAGTATAAGATGTATAGACCATATAAGAGATGTTCACTTTATacttaaacttgcaattagagcTATATATGATAACTTGTGACATACTTGATTTGTGGATAAAGGACCAGTAAATCAACTACTTAAGCTAGCCACGTGATGCGATAAGCTGGTCAAGAATTTGATGCAAGCTAGTTCAATTCAATAACATGATAAGGTAGGCTTGTCTAGCGTGGTCCATTCAATTCAATATAGTGTAAGTGCAAATAGTAGTCAAATTTTTCGATCACATTGGTTGATGCAAACTAGTTCAATTCAATAACATGATAAGGTAGGTTGGTCTAGCTTGGTCcattcaattcaatataatgTAAGTGTGAATAGTAGTCAAACTTTCAGATCACAttggttaattatattttctgaaATATAAGTATTTTGGACTTGGTGTTTAATGTATTAAGCAACGTAACTGAAGATGCCTTATTACAACCCCATTAGTgattatttacatattaaaaaaaaaagtcattgatgttatatttttatatttcatagctttttttaatttttattttatatttgaaatatgaatttgagataatataaaaGTGGAATTGACTGAGCTTTAATTTCACGGCAATTGCGTCCAATGTTGGATATATGGAGaagttttcatttcatttcagaTCAGCCATCAATTAATGAGTTGGTTGTTTTAAGGGTACGTGATATGATGAGAACAAGAATCTGGTCCATATTAGTCGATATTTTATTGCAATCTGCTACGTACGTAAATTGATAACGACAGTATGTATgtcatttttctatatttaataataataacaataaattaaaatataaagaaagCAAAATGCAGGCAGGGCAGATGGTGGTGCTGGGAAAAGAAGCAGAAGTTGACACGAAATGGTGCAAGCCTCCAtgcaatatataataattatataattttgcttgtctgcatctgaacaatgcatgcatgcatatatgcacgCACATCATGTAATACATATCTACTTCTACTTCACAACAGATTCCCTACTATACTATACGCCTCACAGAAAAAGAGGACTCGTCATGTCTATTTTTGGACACAAATAATGCTCATCTTTAATATCATGTCTTACCAAAACTTCTTGTTTGGATCTCAAACATCTTTTTCCTCCTAcaattatttcatatataccAGGCCATCCCATTTACTGTTTTCATTActgtaataatatttatttctaattattctacaattttgaataatttttaattcaaaagtaATAAGAAAACGAATAATAGATATTAATCGAGCACTCGATCTCATCAAGCGGCACCCCAACTAAGTTGAACGCTAACTTGGCCTTGGTTGAGCGTTGTTTAACCTCGTACCCGAACTCTTTTCCTTAGTTAACTATGATCCAACCTGAACAATAAGTCACACACTTACAAATATAACAAAgaaaatgatataatttgaattccttGTTGAAATTACCAATGAATCGGCCAAAACTTGTAGGGCATATATATTAGGATTCATCCAAAACTTAATTTCGTCTCGTCTCATTTCATTTAATTGTTaaggaaaaattaatttggtacATGTTGGTGAGTTCGTGAATGGTGATAATAAAGTAGGTCCGAAGTGTATAACGTGGGGCCCATGAGGCCATAATACGACGGAAGCAGGCAACAAAGTCGGCATTGAATGACGAGGtagcaaaaaacaaaacaaacttgtttggttggattacGAAGACCCAACAAACTCAATTAATGCTCCATTTTCTCACTCCTATTTCTTTAataaagcatttttttttagattctagttaatatgatattataaaataaaatttatatacttaaaaattgcactaaaaccAATATACAATACAAATGTCAATTTTGGGAACTATTATTGTAAAAAGTGTTAAAGAAAATATACTAATACAAAGTAAAAGGAAAATGTTAGATTTGATACCGCTGATTTAGTATTTGGTATCGGTTCAAGTGATCAACCCCAATTGATTACAATATGAAGTATGAGGACACCGTTGAAAGATCTTTACGGATATTAAGGGGTcgttattatattaatttgaaaattgcaTTTCTTGTGCTTTAGAACGTcgaattttaattaattccattGATTTAAGGGATCTAGTTTCTATATTCAATTGACTATACACTTTTGaccaatttaaattaataatttaaaacacTATCATCAGTTATAAATTTGGGGTTGTGAATATTTTGGTCATGTttatcaaaaattatatttattattgtaattcaaTTTTACTAGTGAAATGATTGGTCAACTTTTAAAGTGACATATtcagtaaatataaataatataagaacAAGTTAAGGTAGCGTAAAATCTAAGCGTGACTAACATgttcttatatttatttaaaaaaaaaaaaaaaaaaaaaaaccttactggaatgaaaataaaatgggAAAAGGTTGTCTTAGAGATATTAAAAATTAGTGGACATGGACCCCACAAGATCCGGACCGTCTGTCTCTTTGTGTCCGGCATAGCCTCCCGGCCAAACACGTGATTTCGATGCCCCTACGTACTCCCATTTTAAGattaaatcatttatttttgttCCCCTCCATTGCCCATTgggtgtaaaaaaaaaattgtataaatgcatcatattaaaattttttaggtCAAGCATTCTTGTTAATAGGAGTCTAATTTTACAAGTATAATCTGA
This portion of the Ipomoea triloba cultivar NCNSP0323 chromosome 5, ASM357664v1 genome encodes:
- the LOC116020800 gene encoding probable BOI-related E3 ubiquitin-protein ligase 3, whose amino-acid sequence is MAVEAQRLNVFPAQLLTRETMDGIQGNGNLYAGSAVGYGTVPLSGNQIAEPLFPMYCSSPIESFPAKNAMKSDSGLTYGLPPSRKRSREEANPLISYPAFQNNTSNRCGSFSFLGEDISLQIQQQQLEVDRFIAQHMEKVRMEIEDRRKRYARSILAVVEEGIRKRLRAKEEEIENIGKLNWALEERVKSLCVENQIWRELAQTNEATANALRSNLEQVLAHVEQRNGNVNGGVRVGQAAELMDDAQSCCSSNHGGGCGVDAQTEGCSLAETGAEVGMVVKDRGNLQDDGGVCGRKSQSCENNGSGSNSSSSSRLCRNCGKAESCVLLLPCRHLCLCTACGSSILTCPICKSTKNASLRVNFSS